Sequence from the Candidatus Methylomirabilis sp. genome:
CCGCCGGATGCGGGGTATGCCCCATCACCGCCACCATCACGTTCTCCAGGACGGTCATCTCGCGGAAGGGGCGCAGCTTCTGGAAGGTGCGGCCGATCCCGAGGCGGTTGACCTGGTCGGGGCGCAGGCCGACGAGGTCGTGGCCGTTGAAGGTGATGCGCCCGGTATCGGGCCGGTAGTACCCGGTCACCACATCAAAGAGGGTACTCTTGCCGGCCCCGTTGGGCCCGATCAGCCCCACGATCTCCCCGGGAGAAACCTGGAAGGAGACCGCCTGGTTCGCCACCACCCCGCCGAAGCGCTTCGTGACCCCGTCGAGCGTGAGGAGCGCCATCACCGGCCCCAGGCCCGCCGCAGGAGGCCGGCCAGCCCCGCGGGCTGGTAGACGGCCACGGCCGTGAGGAGGGCGCCATAGATGATTAAATCCACCGCCCGCCCGGTTCCGCCGAACTGCACCCGGGTCAGCTCGGACAGCGGGATCAGGATCGCGGCCCCCAGGACGGGCCCCCAGAGCGTCCCGACGCCGCCCACCACGGCCAGCAGGCAAATCAGGATGGAGAGGGACAGGGGCATGGCGCTCTCCGGGTCCAGGAAGAGGACGTACTGGGCGTAGAAGGTCCCGCCAGCCGCCACGAAGGCCGCGGAGAAGGCCATGGCGATGAGCTTGTAGCGGGTGACCGGGATCCCCACGCTGGCCGCCGCCTCCGGGTCTTCCCGGATGGCCCGGAAGTAGTACCCGAGCCGGGAGCGCTCGATCCACCAGCTCACGGCCAGGCAGACGAGGAGGAAGGCCAGCACGATGTAGTAGTAGGGGTACTTGCTCCGGTGGAACTGGAAGGCGAGGAGGGAGTCGGGGCGGAGGGGGAGGGTGAGGCCCCGGGCGGCCCCGATGGCCTCCCAGTTGAGGGCCATTGTCTGGACGATTTCCCCCACCGCGATCGTGGCGATGGCGAAGTAGTGCCCCCGCAGGCGGAAGCACGGGTAGCCGATGACCTGGGAGAGGAGGACGGCCAGCACGATGCCCGCCAGGAGGCCAAGCCACGGGCTCACCCCGGCCTGCAACTGGAGGACCGTGGAGGCGTACGCCCCCGTCCCGAAGAAGACCGCGTGGCCGAGCGAGATCTGCCCGCAGTACCCGGCGAGGATGTTCCAGGCCTGGGCCAGCATCCCGAAGAGGAGGACCTTGATCACGAGGTCCCGATGATACGGGAGCCGGGCCAGCGCCGGCGCGGCCAGGGCAAGGACGGCCAGGAGGCCGAGGAGGAGCAGTGTGGACCGGCGCATTCGGAACTTCCCTCAGAACTTCCCCATAAGACCTTGTGGCCGGACGAGAACCACCCCCAGGTAGAGGAGGAAGACCGCCACGTACTTGAAGGCGGGGGCGATGAAGAGCCCGGCCAGCACCTCGAGCATTCCGATGATCACCCCGGCCACGAGGGCGCCCGGGACGCTTCCGAACCCGCCGAGGGCCACCGTGACGTAGGCGAGGAGGCCGAAGGTGCTCCCCACATCGGGGAAGACATAGAAGAAGGTGGTCAGGAACGCCCCCGCCACCCCGACGCAGGCCCCTCCGATCCCCCAGCCCAGGGCGAACATCCGGTCCGTGTTGATCCCCATCAGGGCCGCTGCCTGCCGGTCCTGGGCGGTCGCCTCGAGCGCCACGCCGGTCTCCGTTCGGGTGATGAACCAGTAGAGGCCCGCAAAGGTGGCAAGCGAGGCGAGGCTCGCCACAACCCGGGGAAGCCCGATCGAGATCCCGAGGAGCTGCACGGGGCCGGCGACCCAGGCGTCGCCCACCTGCCGGAAATCGGGGGTCCAGAGGAACTGGGCGGAGGCGCGGAGCAGGATC
This genomic interval carries:
- a CDS encoding ABC transporter ATP-binding protein, with protein sequence MALLTLDGVTKRFGGVVANQAVSFQVSPGEIVGLIGPNGAGKSTLFDVVTGYYRPDTGRITFNGHDLVGLRPDQVNRLGIGRTFQKLRPFREMTVLENVMVAVMGHTPHPAAARDEALASLEVVGLAAKAQVYARDLSTGERKRLELARAMATRPRLLMLDEVTGGVDQTTIPGLTALIGRLRERGLTLVVIEHNMRVIMALADRIVA
- a CDS encoding branched-chain amino acid ABC transporter permease, which translates into the protein MRRSTLLLLGLLAVLALAAPALARLPYHRDLVIKVLLFGMLAQAWNILAGYCGQISLGHAVFFGTGAYASTVLQLQAGVSPWLGLLAGIVLAVLLSQVIGYPCFRLRGHYFAIATIAVGEIVQTMALNWEAIGAARGLTLPLRPDSLLAFQFHRSKYPYYYIVLAFLLVCLAVSWWIERSRLGYYFRAIREDPEAAASVGIPVTRYKLIAMAFSAAFVAAGGTFYAQYVLFLDPESAMPLSLSILICLLAVVGGVGTLWGPVLGAAILIPLSELTRVQFGGTGRAVDLIIYGALLTAVAVYQPAGLAGLLRRAWGR
- a CDS encoding branched-chain amino acid ABC transporter permease, coding for MDLLTIPPSDVLIQGILSGILMGFVYALIAAGLSLIFGLMEIVNFAHGEFLMLGMYTAFWMYALFALDPLLSVPICALALFGVGVLVYYGIIRRILGGPMLAQIFATFGLAILLRASAQFLWTPDFRQVGDAWVAGPVQLLGISIGLPRVVASLASLATFAGLYWFITRTETGVALEATAQDRQAAALMGINTDRMFALGWGIGGACVGVAGAFLTTFFYVFPDVGSTFGLLAYVTVALGGFGSVPGALVAGVIIGMLEVLAGLFIAPAFKYVAVFLLYLGVVLVRPQGLMGKF